Proteins encoded within one genomic window of Arachis ipaensis cultivar K30076 chromosome B08, Araip1.1, whole genome shotgun sequence:
- the LOC110265239 gene encoding uncharacterized protein LOC110265239 — MFPTEEEQVKEKEKDKHQEEDDLLNRCPFLIGTFRFGSGVGRIPVVSESAVQSAVGCLGESAVKRWDDKWKNLQIQEMQNYLAQLNFIRHQTLVLFYFLYFISTIKQNCKSNFRLWTITSQAIGFVFCSWNFKSIKHC; from the exons ATGTTTCCGACTGAAGAAGAACaagtcaaagaaaaagaaaaagataaacatCAAGAGGAGGATGATCTTTTGAATAG GTGTCCGTTCTTGATAGGGACGTTCAGGTTCGGGAGTGGAGTAGGGAGGATACCGGTGGTGTCGGAGAGTGCGGTGCAGAGTGCGGTGGGGTGCCTTGGGGAGAGTGCGGTGAAGAGGTGGGATGATAAGTGGAAGAATCTGCAGATTCAGGAGATGCAGAACTACTTGGCTCAGCTGAATTTCATCAGGCACCAGACGTTGGTTTTGTTTTATTTCTTATATTTTATTAGTACTATTAAGCAAAACTGTAAAAGCAATTTTCGGCTTTGGACCATAACTTCCCAAGCTATAGGTTTTGTTTTTTGTTCATGGAACTTCAAAAGCATTAAGCATTGCTGA
- the LOC107610586 gene encoding formin-like protein 18: MKIQQYYYMGVIKASFCIVLVLYLVGAIISLEEKRKQEAQEELLIQLFDPKSEIFDKDTAELLWTTCWEDLIKIEDLDSCPIQSPSNTNEISLERGIIAQRNIENVINNCQPQLREGFLDCLRRHNPLIHVSKNSLHASYVRLLSSRRNLGHVLLQDVSRAEDVGDESVQTKTKTENTAPKESGSEQNVFVIVGITAVSSFGIAAFVFIFCCRCSRANVDQTDEKPLLSLCRTDYSNGSFNSRNPPQESMKKEDSIETLMSSKILFDDNKNKNLAHEIYSMRLAGPYEISSVGLGGADASVAASARPSMDLKPPPGRVGPPLPLKPPPGRPNPPSDPPIPPPSADENNPPLPPPPAADAPPPPPPPKPSNAPPPPAPPPIRGGGPPPPPPPDGKGPPPPPPPGVKGPGPGPPPPPALKGGGGPRPPGPPPLKGAIGGKARPPGRGPEGPGGVPKPKLKPFFWDKVQANSDQAMVWNQLKAGSFQFNEEMMESLFGYNAAQEKSKPGMKKESREQTPQYIQIIEPKKAQNLSILLKALNVTLEEVRDALLEGNEIPPEFLNTLLKMAPSQEEELKL, from the exons ATGAAAATCCAACAATATTATTATATGGGTGTCATAAAGGCTAGCTTTTGCATTGTTTTGGTTCTTTATCTTGTGGGAGCAATTATTAGTCTTGAAGAAAAGAGGAAGCAAGAAGCACAAGAAGAACTCCTTATCCAACTATTTGAtcctaaatctgaaatttttGATAAAGATACG GCAGAGTTATTATGGACTACTTGCTGGGAGGATTTGATTAAAATTGAAGATCTTGATTCATGCCCCATACAATCACCAAGTAACACGAATGAAATTAGTTTAGAAAGAGGAATAATAGCTCAAAGAAACATTGAAAATGTGATTAACAATTGCCAACCCCAATTGAGGGAAGGTTTCCTTGATTGCTTGAGAAGACACAATCCCCTCATCCATGTCTCAAAGAACAGTTTGCATGCAAGTTATGTGAGATTACTCTCTTCCAGAAGAAACTTGGGTCATGTTTTGCTCCAAGATGTGTCAAGAGCAGAAGATGTTGGAGATGAATCGGtgcaaactaaaactaaaacggAAAACACTGCTCCAAAAGAGAGTGGAAGCGAACAAAATGTGTTTGTTATCGTAGGTATAACTGCAGTGTCATCATTTGGAATTGCAGCATTTGTTTTCATATTTTGTTGTAGATGTAGCAGAGCAAATGTTGATCAAACTGATGAGAAACCTCTTCTCAGCTTGTGTAGGACTGACTACTCCAATG GGTCCTTTAACAGTAGAAATCCTCCGCAGGAGTCAATGAAAAAAGAAGACAGCATTGAGACTCTTATGTCAAGTAAAATTTTATTCGatgacaataaaaataaaaacttagcgCATGAAATATATTCAATGCGATTAGCAGGACCGTATGAAATAAGTTCGGTAGGATTAGGAGGAGCTGATGCTTCTGTTGCCGCTTCGGCAAGACCATCAATGGACTTGAAACCTCCTCCCGGCAGGGTTGGACCACCGTTACCTTTGAAACCTCCTCCTGGAAGGCCAAATCCTCCCTCCGACCCACCAATTCCTCCTCCTTCCGCTGATGAAAATAATCCTCCTCTTCCGCCTCCTCCTGCTGCTGatgctcctcctcctcctccaccgCCAAAGCCGAGTAATGCTCCACCACCTCCTGCACCGCCACCGATTAGAGGTGGTGGGCCTCCGCCTCCTCCACCACCAGATGGAAAAGGCCCTCCACCTCCCCCTCCACCAGGTGTGAAAGGCCCAGGCCCAGGCCCTCCTCCACCACCAGCACTTAAGGGAGGAGGTGGTCCACGACCTCCTGGACCACCTCCTCTAAAAGGTGCGATTGGTGGGAAGGCTAGGCCTCCAGGACGAGGACCCGAAGGTCCTGGAGGTGTTCCCAAGCCAAAACTTAAGCCTTTCTTCTGGGATAAGGTTCAAGCAAACTCAGATCAGGCTATGGTTTGGAATCAGCTCAAAGCAGGATCCTTCCA GTTCAATGAAGAAATGATGGAGTCGCTTTTTGGATATAATGCTGCTCAAGAAAAATCTAAACCCGGAATGAAGAAAGAATCTCGTGAACAAACTCCTCAATATATTCAGATCATTGAACCAAAGAAAGCACAGAATTTGTCAATTCTGTTGAAAGCATTGAATGTAACACTAGAAGAAGTTCGTGATGCACTCCTTGAAG GAAATGAAATACCCCCAGAATTCCTAAACACTTTGTTGAAGATGGCCCCAAGTCAAGAGGAAGAACTAAAGCTC